In candidate division WOR-3 bacterium, one genomic interval encodes:
- a CDS encoding DUF2273 domain-containing protein: MERFNKGIVGAIIAGIIGVFLATFGFWRTLLILFLIVIGFMIGTYWEVRKKE, translated from the coding sequence ATGGAACGATTCAATAAAGGTATTGTCGGTGCAATAATTGCTGGTATCATCGGCGTATTTCTTGCCACATTCGGTTTTTGGCGCACCCTATTGATACTCTTTTTAATTGTTATCGGATTTATGATTGGCACCTATTGGGAAGTGAGAAAGAAAGAGTAA
- a CDS encoding SdrD B-like domain-containing protein: MILVFVIFVSGAQLHTAFYTYQKLGVYGINDLYLNYRFSRYAINLNFEKRTTECGFKSFNCQLDSIIRDFRMTAGERYWYINGPLGTILPIWGFSLSGKEMDFIVGKTKDPTASLPPTFTQNNYTLGFKYTKYLHPGLPWELIFSRKSDASGPIHTNNYLGTNVKIKLLPRVNINTQWATNLSEAGIGNAWTLSADFNGQRYGAGGLFRKVFNNFVTPTNHLSLPGDWLQLNSYFNPRNYLSLNQNFSYCSFADLTGSFGFSINRSPLPELGYGIGFAFKSKIVTQYLHSGFRYKGISISGDYYWSAKENRLGLKITKDFKKLQCWSQLEIKDSKVYQFGSSFFLSPNIKIKTLLGILNQNGFTKTNTGLELTLKFLQSLNLNATYELINYDHKKDHSVAVNLTNTFIFEQMGFSFISGRVFMDLNNNGFFDATDVPMPEMEIFLDGKQSTRTDENGNYRFSFVPRGEHTVGINLGCIPAEMGTQKKGEKINTQLFSRPRVDFALGKLGLIEGIIFYDDNKNSSFDEGEKGLPNVVLGLNGFLTTSDKDGRFRFANLPPGTYVLEIKVLPPETFLASSDLIYIYIKPGQEFKDFYIPVLKKERETEKKFFEEPQILKYPKPSKAMSEKKDQEMRTAEIERLFKTGVEHFVQQRYDEALKIFEQVLRLDPKHKRAQEYKRRTIARLEILKKE, from the coding sequence ATGATACTGGTGTTTGTTATCTTTGTCTCCGGTGCCCAGCTCCACACTGCATTTTACACCTACCAGAAATTAGGAGTCTATGGGATAAACGACCTGTATCTCAATTACCGCTTTTCACGATATGCCATCAATTTGAACTTTGAAAAAAGAACGACAGAATGCGGGTTCAAAAGTTTTAATTGCCAATTAGATTCTATTATCCGCGATTTCCGAATGACAGCTGGTGAACGCTACTGGTATATAAATGGGCCCCTGGGCACCATTCTACCAATCTGGGGATTTTCGCTGTCCGGGAAAGAGATGGATTTCATAGTAGGCAAAACTAAAGACCCGACCGCCTCTTTACCTCCCACCTTCACCCAGAATAATTACACTTTAGGATTCAAATATACGAAATACCTCCACCCCGGTCTTCCATGGGAATTAATCTTTTCAAGAAAGAGTGATGCTTCGGGACCAATCCACACCAATAATTACTTAGGCACAAATGTAAAAATCAAACTTTTGCCCAGAGTGAACATAAACACACAGTGGGCAACAAATCTGAGCGAAGCCGGAATAGGTAATGCCTGGACCTTAAGTGCTGATTTTAACGGACAGCGCTATGGTGCTGGTGGTTTGTTTAGAAAAGTATTCAACAATTTTGTCACACCTACCAATCATTTATCTTTGCCAGGAGACTGGCTCCAGTTGAACAGTTATTTTAACCCAAGAAATTACCTATCTCTCAACCAGAATTTTTCCTATTGTAGTTTCGCGGATCTGACGGGAAGTTTTGGTTTTAGTATCAACAGATCTCCCCTTCCTGAATTAGGATATGGCATCGGTTTTGCATTCAAAAGCAAAATTGTCACCCAGTATCTCCATTCGGGTTTTCGTTATAAAGGTATCTCCATATCCGGCGATTATTATTGGTCGGCAAAAGAGAATCGCTTAGGGTTGAAGATAACCAAAGACTTCAAAAAACTCCAGTGTTGGTCACAACTGGAGATAAAAGATTCAAAAGTTTATCAATTCGGAAGTTCTTTTTTCCTGTCACCTAATATTAAAATCAAAACCCTCTTGGGCATTCTTAACCAGAATGGTTTTACAAAAACCAATACCGGGTTAGAATTGACATTGAAATTTTTACAAAGTCTTAATCTAAATGCTACCTATGAGTTGATAAATTATGACCACAAAAAAGACCATAGTGTCGCTGTAAATCTCACTAATACCTTCATCTTTGAACAAATGGGCTTTAGTTTTATTTCTGGGCGGGTATTCATGGATTTGAATAACAATGGATTCTTTGACGCCACCGATGTCCCCATGCCCGAGATGGAAATCTTCCTTGATGGAAAACAGTCAACCCGCACGGATGAAAACGGGAATTATCGATTTTCGTTCGTGCCCAGAGGAGAACACACAGTGGGGATCAACCTCGGCTGTATTCCTGCCGAGATGGGCACCCAGAAAAAAGGAGAAAAAATAAATACACAGTTATTTTCACGCCCACGTGTGGACTTCGCCCTGGGAAAACTCGGTCTTATTGAGGGCATAATCTTTTATGATGATAACAAAAATAGTAGTTTTGATGAGGGAGAGAAAGGGCTCCCTAATGTTGTTTTGGGATTGAATGGTTTCTTAACCACATCTGATAAAGATGGCAGGTTTAGATTTGCCAATCTACCTCCCGGGACTTATGTCTTAGAAATAAAAGTTCTACCTCCGGAGACCTTTTTAGCCAGCAGCGATTTGATATATATCTATATCAAACCCGGTCAAGAATTTAAGGATTTCTATATCCCAGTTTTAAAAAAAGAACGTGAAACCGAAAAAAAGTTTTTTGAAGAACCTCAAATCCTCAAATATCCCAAACCGAGTAAAGCCATGAGCGAAAAAAAGGACCAGGAAATGAGGACGGCTGAGATTGAAAGACTTTTTAAAACCGGTGTGGAACATTTCGTCCAGCAGCGGTATGATGAAGCATTAAAAATTTTTGAGCAGGTCTTGAGGCTTGACCCTAAACACAAACGGGCACAGGAATACAAAAGAAGGACAATCGCCCGTTTGGAAATACTAAAAAAAGAATAA
- a CDS encoding alcohol dehydrogenase catalytic domain-containing protein, with translation MRVAVYYNNRDIRIEQRPVPTIGNNELLVKVIASGICGSDVMEWYRIKTAPRVLGHEIAGEIVAVGGNVKNFKKGDRVFVSHHVPCNECKYCKKGYHTVCETLKKTNFDPGGFAEYLRVPEINVKFGTFLLPDEVSYEVGTFVEPLGCVIRGQRFAEIKNDDTVLVIGSGIAGILHIKLLKAKGVKRVIATDINEYRLDFAQKCGAEVINAREDVPQRVKDLNNGCLADVVIVNTTALSAFDQAFAAVDRAGTLLLFAPTAPEVRIPMPLFDLYFKGVKIIFSYAAVELDIREAIELLRTKKIEVRDMITHRFGLGEIKKGFELVEKAGDSLKIIIEPQR, from the coding sequence ATGCGGGTGGCAGTTTATTACAATAACCGCGATATAAGGATTGAACAAAGACCGGTTCCCACCATTGGCAATAATGAGCTTCTGGTCAAGGTCATTGCCAGTGGTATATGTGGGAGTGATGTGATGGAGTGGTATCGAATAAAGACCGCACCGCGGGTCTTGGGTCATGAGATTGCGGGTGAGATCGTGGCGGTGGGTGGGAATGTGAAGAATTTTAAAAAAGGAGATCGGGTATTCGTTTCCCATCATGTTCCTTGCAATGAGTGTAAATATTGCAAAAAAGGTTATCATACGGTCTGTGAGACGCTCAAGAAGACAAATTTTGACCCCGGTGGATTTGCAGAGTATCTTCGTGTTCCAGAAATAAATGTGAAATTTGGGACATTTTTATTACCTGATGAAGTATCTTATGAAGTAGGAACTTTTGTCGAACCTCTTGGGTGTGTCATAAGAGGCCAGCGATTTGCAGAGATCAAAAATGACGATACAGTCTTAGTGATTGGTTCTGGGATAGCCGGAATACTCCATATAAAATTGTTAAAGGCAAAAGGGGTGAAAAGGGTCATTGCCACTGACATAAATGAATACCGGCTTGATTTTGCCCAAAAATGCGGAGCTGAGGTTATTAATGCCCGGGAAGATGTTCCTCAGCGGGTGAAGGATTTAAACAATGGTTGTCTCGCCGATGTAGTGATTGTGAACACCACGGCGCTATCCGCCTTTGATCAGGCATTCGCGGCGGTGGATCGTGCCGGAACCCTACTGCTTTTTGCACCTACAGCACCTGAGGTGCGCATTCCCATGCCCCTGTTCGACCTTTATTTCAAAGGGGTCAAAATCATCTTTTCCTATGCGGCGGTAGAACTGGATATAAGAGAGGCGATTGAATTATTGCGGACGAAAAAAATCGAGGTGCGCGATATGATTACCCACCGCTTTGGTCTTGGAGAAATTAAAAAAGGTTTTGAACTGGTGGAAAAAGCCGGAGATTCATTAAAGATTATAATTGAACCCCAAAGATAG
- the lsrF gene encoding 3-hydroxy-5-phosphonooxypentane-2,4-dione thiolase produces the protein MDWGLKNRLSRIIKPATGRTVMLAVDHGYFLGPTTGLEIPAKTIRPLLRFADSLMLTRGVLRTSVPPDFDIPIVLRVSGGTSILAKDLSNEGMTTSIKEAVRLNACAVALSIFVGSEHEKETLLALSELVNQAEDYGIAVLAVTAVGREMERDAKYLSLCCRIAAELGAHFVKTYYCEDFEKVVETCPVPIVIAGGKKVPEKEALQLAYNAIQKGAVGVDMGRNIFQSADPVAMIQAVRAIVHKNASVDEAYELFEKKRAKK, from the coding sequence ATGGACTGGGGATTGAAAAATAGACTATCAAGAATAATCAAACCCGCCACGGGGCGCACCGTGATGCTGGCGGTGGACCATGGCTATTTTCTTGGTCCGACGACTGGCCTCGAAATTCCTGCAAAAACCATTAGACCTTTATTGCGGTTTGCCGATTCATTGATGCTCACTCGTGGGGTCCTGCGAACTTCGGTTCCTCCGGATTTTGATATTCCGATTGTGCTACGCGTTTCCGGAGGCACAAGCATCCTCGCCAAAGACTTATCAAACGAAGGGATGACGACTTCAATAAAAGAGGCGGTCCGATTAAACGCCTGTGCCGTGGCATTATCAATATTTGTCGGTTCTGAGCATGAGAAGGAGACCCTCCTCGCGCTCTCCGAACTTGTGAATCAAGCCGAAGATTATGGCATCGCCGTGTTGGCAGTAACTGCGGTGGGGAGAGAGATGGAAAGGGATGCAAAATATTTGAGCCTTTGCTGCCGGATTGCTGCTGAACTCGGTGCCCATTTTGTGAAGACCTATTATTGTGAAGATTTTGAAAAGGTGGTGGAAACCTGTCCGGTGCCGATAGTGATTGCCGGAGGTAAAAAGGTGCCTGAAAAAGAAGCACTCCAACTCGCATACAATGCAATTCAAAAAGGTGCAGTGGGTGTGGATATGGGCAGGAATATTTTCCAATCCGCAGACCCGGTGGCGATGATTCAAGCAGTCCGGGCAATCGTCCACAAGAATGCGAGTGTAGATGAGGCATACGAGTTATTTGAAAAGAAGCGCGCAAAAAAGTAA
- a CDS encoding M20/M25/M40 family metallo-hydrolase, with the protein MSENLKFLDEVLQRLCVSDGIGYTGGVRKTLLEEIKPWVEEAKIFPDGSVYGYLKGSKPLNVMLACHIDEIGFIVADIENNGFIRFKSVGGCDERILPGQEVVIHGKKRIKGWVGVKPPHFMKKEERDKVQPLDKLFIDTGMDVKNLKRSVRIGDFITFAGHYTHLQNDFRSAKALDNRTSVACGLLILKELFEHGSPVQIHFVATSQEEFSGLGARIHSYRLNPDYCLVLDVTHGEYPGLTEGEYFMLNKGPVLARGGTIPPRLYQLLSETARSCELPYQIEPLPGYTGTDADTIAFNREGIPTALVSIPLRYMHTPVEVVCLKDIERTARLIVEFLKKIEKRSNHGLGIEK; encoded by the coding sequence ATGAGCGAAAATTTGAAGTTTCTTGACGAAGTTTTACAACGTCTCTGCGTGAGTGATGGTATAGGCTATACAGGTGGTGTGCGCAAGACGCTGCTGGAAGAAATAAAACCCTGGGTGGAGGAAGCAAAAATTTTTCCGGATGGTAGTGTTTATGGTTATCTTAAGGGTTCCAAACCACTCAATGTGATGCTTGCCTGTCATATTGATGAAATCGGTTTTATTGTTGCGGATATTGAAAATAATGGTTTTATCCGCTTCAAATCGGTTGGCGGCTGTGATGAACGGATATTGCCTGGGCAGGAGGTAGTGATACACGGAAAGAAGCGGATCAAAGGCTGGGTGGGTGTCAAACCACCCCATTTTATGAAGAAGGAAGAACGAGACAAAGTCCAACCCTTGGATAAACTATTCATTGATACCGGAATGGATGTAAAGAATTTAAAAAGATCTGTCCGGATCGGTGATTTTATAACTTTTGCGGGTCATTATACACATCTCCAGAACGATTTCCGGAGCGCCAAAGCCCTTGATAATCGCACAAGTGTAGCCTGCGGGCTTTTAATTCTGAAGGAACTCTTCGAACATGGTTCTCCGGTTCAGATCCATTTTGTGGCAACGAGTCAGGAGGAATTTAGTGGTCTTGGTGCCCGAATTCATTCTTATCGTTTAAACCCGGATTATTGTCTGGTTCTGGATGTGACCCACGGAGAATACCCAGGTCTGACAGAGGGTGAATATTTTATGCTCAACAAAGGACCGGTACTTGCCCGGGGGGGCACAATCCCACCTCGGCTATACCAACTCCTCAGTGAAACTGCCCGATCCTGTGAGTTGCCCTATCAAATTGAGCCCTTACCGGGTTATACCGGGACAGATGCAGATACCATTGCCTTTAATCGTGAAGGGATTCCCACAGCCCTTGTGAGTATCCCTCTCCGTTACATGCATACGCCGGTTGAGGTCGTATGTCTGAAAGATATTGAAAGGACTGCCAGATTGATTGTTGAATTTTTAAAAAAGATAGAAAAAAGGAGTAATCATGGACTGGGGATTGAAAAATAG
- the radA gene encoding DNA repair protein RadA: MKNQFVCQECGAISLKWLGRCPNCGAYNTMVEEIVEKAPKTIKKTRPLNLVEVPSEEYQRKSVGISEMDRVLGGGIVPGSLILLGGDPGIGKSTLMLQISDYIGKNNGVVFYVSGEESPAQIRLRATRLGIDSSNIKILAETELNTILAVAEELKPDLMVIDSIQTIYKSEILSAPGSVAQVRECGSDIMRFAKLHNTATVIIGHVTKFGVIAGPKTLEHIVDTVLYFEGDKEGQYRIIRAIKNRFGATNELGVFEMTSQGLKEVTNPSHIFISDIVAPGAVIISIIEGSRPFLVEVQALTSPTFFNYPQRVTTGLDAKRLAMLLAVLERRVGINVYNVDCFVNVAGGMKLTEPSSDLGIILAIASSLKNKPISKDLLVVGEVGLGGEVRPVFGIDLRLKEAERLGFKTGIVPAKNKIPQNLKITTIGVNEVNEAVSAVFTN, encoded by the coding sequence ATGAAAAACCAATTCGTCTGTCAGGAGTGCGGTGCAATTTCTTTGAAATGGCTTGGGCGGTGTCCAAACTGTGGAGCATACAATACAATGGTGGAAGAGATCGTAGAAAAGGCGCCGAAGACGATAAAAAAGACCCGTCCGCTCAACCTTGTTGAGGTCCCCAGTGAGGAATATCAACGTAAGAGCGTCGGAATTTCGGAAATGGACCGGGTACTCGGAGGAGGAATTGTACCAGGTTCCTTAATCCTTTTGGGTGGCGATCCAGGCATTGGAAAATCCACCCTGATGCTTCAGATTTCTGATTACATTGGTAAGAACAATGGTGTTGTTTTCTATGTGAGCGGCGAGGAGTCGCCTGCCCAAATTCGCCTGCGTGCTACACGCCTCGGCATTGATTCCAGCAATATCAAGATTCTTGCGGAGACAGAGTTGAATACGATTCTTGCAGTTGCCGAAGAACTAAAGCCTGATTTGATGGTTATTGATTCAATACAAACGATTTACAAATCTGAAATTTTATCCGCACCTGGAAGTGTTGCTCAAGTTCGGGAGTGCGGTAGTGATATCATGAGATTTGCTAAACTCCATAATACTGCCACGGTCATCATCGGACATGTTACAAAATTCGGTGTCATTGCCGGTCCCAAGACCCTGGAACATATCGTTGATACGGTTTTGTATTTTGAAGGAGATAAAGAAGGGCAGTATCGGATTATCCGGGCAATAAAGAATCGATTTGGAGCAACGAATGAACTGGGGGTTTTTGAAATGACAAGTCAGGGTCTAAAAGAAGTTACAAATCCCTCGCACATCTTTATCTCCGACATTGTAGCACCGGGTGCAGTAATAATTTCTATCATTGAAGGTTCGAGGCCCTTCCTGGTGGAAGTCCAGGCACTCACCAGTCCTACTTTCTTCAATTATCCCCAGCGGGTAACCACGGGCCTGGATGCGAAGAGACTGGCGATGCTTTTAGCAGTATTAGAACGCCGGGTAGGGATCAATGTCTATAATGTTGATTGCTTTGTCAATGTGGCAGGCGGTATGAAGCTGACCGAACCTTCCAGCGATCTGGGTATAATCCTGGCGATTGCTTCATCGCTGAAAAATAAACCGATAAGCAAAGACCTCCTCGTGGTCGGTGAAGTTGGACTTGGGGGCGAAGTCCGTCCGGTTTTCGGTATTGATCTGAGATTAAAAGAGGCGGAGCGCCTTGGCTTTAAGACTGGTATTGTACCGGCAAAGAATAAAATTCCGCAAAATTTGAAGATAACCACAATCGGGGTTAACGAAGTCAATGAAGCGGTATCGGCGGTATTTACAAACTGA
- a CDS encoding MlaD family protein has product MGRLEDWKRLRKECMDRQIKRTLVGIYIFIGVMLFIVFYILLSGKISLHHTKEIKVYFDDVTWVRPGDPVIIYGIEKGKVKSLRLEGDRVLVILAMEPDVVLYDDSRISIRLVNYLGSDRYIKIVPGKSGRVPEYYSGYNASFDIELVAAKLDSLSNLFSNIKLPDLGNLGDKFTAMLERNIKELKDLLKDPKDQLELAALKMNLLLDSLNALLKKDGTFARLVESDELYQEIRETNQALKSLIEDIKANPKKYLEIKVF; this is encoded by the coding sequence ATGGGCAGATTAGAAGACTGGAAAAGATTGAGAAAGGAATGTATGGATAGACAGATAAAAAGAACCTTGGTGGGAATTTATATCTTCATTGGGGTGATGCTTTTTATTGTTTTTTATATCTTGCTTTCGGGAAAGATTTCCTTACATCACACCAAAGAGATAAAGGTCTATTTTGATGATGTCACCTGGGTGCGCCCAGGTGATCCAGTAATCATCTATGGTATTGAAAAAGGAAAGGTGAAATCGCTAAGGCTGGAAGGCGACCGGGTGCTGGTAATTCTGGCTATGGAACCTGATGTTGTGCTTTATGATGACTCCAGGATTTCTATCCGACTTGTCAACTATCTGGGTTCGGACCGCTACATAAAAATTGTTCCGGGAAAGAGTGGGAGAGTTCCTGAATACTACAGCGGTTATAATGCCTCGTTTGATATTGAACTGGTGGCGGCAAAACTTGATAGTTTGAGCAATCTCTTTAGTAATATTAAACTGCCGGATTTGGGGAATCTCGGAGATAAATTCACCGCCATGCTGGAGAGAAATATAAAGGAACTGAAAGATTTATTAAAGGATCCGAAGGACCAATTGGAATTGGCGGCATTGAAAATGAACCTTTTACTTGATTCCTTAAATGCGTTGCTCAAAAAAGATGGCACCTTTGCCCGGCTGGTAGAATCCGATGAATTATACCAGGAGATAAGAGAGACTAATCAAGCGCTCAAATCCTTGATTGAAGACATCAAGGCGAATCCTAAAAAATACCTGGAGATAAAGGTCTTCTGA
- a CDS encoding ATP-binding cassette domain-containing protein, with the protein MIEIRNLTKQFDGHYVLKDVSFCVEDGKLVVVLGPSGTGKTVLLKAILALISVDGGEVYFEGKNVFTADTEELYQIRKSVGFVFQSSALFDSLNVYENIALPLLEHTPISEKAAKEKVKNLLEIVGLPGREKLYPRALSGGMKRLVAIARALALEPRYLFYDEPTTGLDPMMRDRIVNLIVGLKKNFQKSGIVVTHDLETAQIVGDVIYMLKDGQIRRLEKIEKGMYG; encoded by the coding sequence ATGATTGAGATAAGAAACTTGACCAAACAGTTTGACGGTCATTATGTGCTTAAGGATGTGAGCTTTTGTGTTGAGGATGGTAAACTCGTCGTTGTGCTCGGTCCCTCAGGCACAGGCAAGACTGTCCTTTTGAAGGCTATCCTGGCTTTGATATCGGTTGATGGGGGAGAGGTTTATTTTGAAGGAAAGAATGTTTTTACTGCTGACACCGAAGAATTGTATCAGATAAGAAAGAGTGTCGGTTTTGTCTTCCAAAGTAGTGCGTTATTTGATTCGTTGAATGTTTACGAAAATATTGCCCTGCCCTTGCTTGAACATACACCAATCTCGGAAAAGGCAGCAAAGGAAAAGGTAAAGAATCTGTTGGAGATCGTAGGACTGCCAGGCCGGGAAAAACTGTATCCCCGGGCACTCTCCGGTGGTATGAAGCGGCTCGTTGCGATTGCCCGGGCTTTAGCCCTTGAGCCTCGCTATCTTTTCTACGATGAGCCGACGACCGGTCTGGATCCGATGATGCGGGATCGGATTGTGAACTTGATTGTGGGTTTGAAAAAAAATTTCCAGAAAAGCGGCATCGTTGTTACCCATGATCTTGAGACTGCCCAGATCGTTGGAGATGTGATATATATGTTAAAGGATGGGCAGATTAGAAGACTGGAAAAGATTGAGAAAGGAATGTATGGATAG
- a CDS encoding ABC transporter permease, with protein MNLFENIAEFCNFFLRSFVFRWNLRRHRTRILEQIDHVGIGSLPIIVLISAFLGLVTTVQLSYQLLGLLPRYFLGAVVCRMVLIELGPILTALIVSGRCASAMAAEIGTMRVTEQIDALESMAINPYQFLGFPRIIGTLISLPILTVFSEFVAIYTGGVYAHVFLNVPLSVYNYGIVRNFYHRDLFGGLLKSLLFSFAISVAGCYFGFKVKGGAREVGIATTYAVVTACVLILILDFIVALIVFG; from the coding sequence ATGAACCTTTTTGAGAATATCGCCGAGTTCTGCAATTTCTTTTTGCGCAGTTTCGTCTTTCGTTGGAATTTACGCCGACATCGCACCCGAATTTTAGAACAGATCGATCATGTTGGGATTGGTTCTTTGCCCATCATCGTGCTTATTTCCGCATTTCTTGGTTTGGTGACCACGGTCCAACTTTCCTACCAGTTGCTCGGTTTGTTGCCAAGATATTTTTTAGGCGCGGTTGTGTGCCGGATGGTGCTTATTGAACTCGGTCCTATTCTCACCGCGCTTATTGTCAGCGGCCGATGCGCATCGGCAATGGCTGCAGAGATCGGCACCATGCGGGTTACCGAACAGATTGACGCCTTGGAATCAATGGCGATTAATCCTTACCAGTTCTTGGGCTTTCCACGAATAATCGGCACTCTCATTTCACTCCCCATTCTCACGGTCTTTTCTGAATTTGTGGCAATATACACCGGCGGTGTTTATGCCCATGTTTTTTTAAATGTTCCACTGAGCGTTTACAATTATGGAATCGTGCGCAATTTCTATCATCGAGATCTTTTTGGGGGGCTATTAAAGTCGTTGTTATTCTCGTTCGCTATTTCCGTTGCGGGTTGCTATTTCGGTTTTAAGGTAAAGGGTGGGGCTCGCGAGGTGGGAATTGCAACCACCTATGCGGTGGTAACCGCCTGCGTGCTCATTCTTATCTTGGATTTCATCGTCGCCTTGATTGTTTTTGGTTAA
- the dnaB gene encoding replicative DNA helicase, with amino-acid sequence MLDEKKVPPHSLEAEESVLGSALLDETAVAKILEILREEHFYSPANQKIFRAIVDLYNHNVTPDLVTVTDWLRKNKILEEIGGADYLSNIVAGVITTANVEHHARVVLDKAIKRNLIKSAMDILKDAFEDAHTAAEMVDTAQNLIFQIKEKGLRKEPMPIKVFISQILETAERRRGSRRLITGIETGFYKLDELTSGFQKGDFIIIAGRPSMGKTAFALNIAAHAAIKNNVPVAIFSLEMSAESVAQRMLCSEARVNLRNLRSNILTDQDWVNLATAAGNLDRAPIFIDDTAALTMLELKTKARRLKVDHDIQLVIVDYLQMIAGTPGIKQPVSRQQEISEISRALKALAKELDVPLVVVSQLSRMPEHRKEDHRPRLADLRESGALEQDADMVILLYRHEYYFPDDEEAKGKAEIDVAKQRNGPTGRIQLGFQKEFTRFTNLAPESLIMDEEYEPF; translated from the coding sequence ATGTTGGACGAAAAAAAAGTGCCACCCCACTCCTTAGAGGCAGAGGAATCGGTCCTTGGTTCTGCCTTGCTGGATGAGACAGCAGTGGCAAAAATTCTTGAGATTTTGCGCGAAGAACATTTTTATTCTCCTGCGAATCAGAAGATTTTTCGTGCTATTGTTGATCTCTACAATCACAATGTCACTCCGGATCTGGTCACGGTCACTGACTGGTTAAGAAAAAATAAGATATTGGAAGAGATTGGTGGAGCGGATTATTTATCGAATATCGTGGCGGGCGTGATCACGACAGCCAATGTGGAACATCATGCGCGCGTCGTTCTCGACAAGGCGATAAAGCGCAATTTGATAAAATCGGCGATGGATATTCTCAAGGATGCTTTTGAAGATGCCCACACCGCAGCCGAGATGGTGGATACAGCGCAAAACCTCATCTTTCAAATCAAGGAAAAGGGTCTACGCAAGGAACCGATGCCGATAAAGGTCTTCATAAGTCAAATCCTTGAGACTGCAGAACGCCGCAGGGGGAGCAGACGGCTTATCACTGGTATTGAAACGGGATTTTATAAACTGGACGAATTGACTTCGGGTTTCCAAAAAGGAGATTTCATAATAATCGCTGGCAGACCGAGCATGGGTAAGACTGCCTTTGCTTTGAATATCGCGGCTCATGCCGCTATAAAAAACAATGTGCCGGTAGCGATCTTTTCCCTGGAAATGTCTGCGGAAAGCGTCGCCCAACGGATGTTATGCAGTGAGGCGCGGGTGAATCTCCGTAATCTCCGGAGCAATATCCTCACAGATCAGGATTGGGTCAATCTGGCTACCGCCGCGGGTAATTTAGACCGGGCACCTATATTTATTGATGATACCGCGGCACTGACCATGTTGGAATTGAAAACCAAAGCCCGGCGATTGAAGGTGGACCACGATATCCAGTTGGTTATAGTGGATTATCTCCAGATGATTGCAGGAACACCGGGAATAAAACAACCAGTATCAAGACAGCAGGAGATATCTGAAATTTCGCGTGCCCTAAAGGCCCTGGCAAAAGAACTGGATGTGCCGTTGGTGGTTGTTTCCCAGCTTTCGCGGATGCCCGAGCATCGGAAAGAGGACCATCGGCCCAGGCTGGCAGATTTACGCGAAAGCGGTGCCTTGGAGCAGGATGCAGATATGGTAATACTCCTCTATCGCCATGAATACTACTTTCCTGACGACGAAGAAGCCAAAGGCAAAGCGGAGATTGATGTTGCCAAACAGCGGAATGGACCCACTGGCAGGATTCAACTTGGTTTTCAAAAAGAATTTACCCGGTTTACAAATTTAGCACCAGAGTCGCTGATAATGGACGAAGAATATGAACCTTTTTGA